A genomic stretch from Aedes albopictus strain Foshan chromosome 2, AalbF5, whole genome shotgun sequence includes:
- the LOC115269687 gene encoding uncharacterized protein LOC115269687 codes for MEAKTFRTIGFVYLVVFWIFSTLGVIYTYLHIVVGKPFCVNVLCYEDKISTGIVTLCMVGFVLSTVFIAFVKSAIEQANASFIGIYRPIVLLRNVLLIALWIYQYTMLEMERARGDTTSEVRNAEYITLALLVGTTVITGFELWVLSGIQRLTNQRLEEEECIEAV; via the exons ATGGAAGCAAAAACGTTTAGAACTATTGGGTTTGTGTATCTTGTcgtgttttggatattttcaactTTGGGAGTTATCTACACATATTTGCACATTGTCGTCGGCAAACCGTTTTGTGTTAACGTTCTGTGCTATGAAG ATAAAATCAGCACCGGCATTGTAACGCTATGCATGGTCGGATTCGTTCTGTCGACAGTTTTCATCGCATTTGTGAAAAGTGCAATAGAACAG GCGAACGCATCCTTCATCGGAATCTATCGGCCGATAGTCCTACTCCGAAACGTGCTACTGATAGCGCTGTGGATCTATCAGTACACCATGCTGGAGATGGAGCGGGCTCGTGGAGACACCACCTCGGAGGTGCGTAATGCAGAGTACATCACCCTGGCACTGCTAGTCGGAACGACAG TCATCACCGGTTTCGAGCTGTgggttcttagtggaattcaacgacTGACGAACCAGAGGCTTGAGGAGGAAGAATGCATTGAAGCGGtttaa
- the LOC109404927 gene encoding uncharacterized protein LOC109404927: MFPPSSHDIELHLSHGVHSLNGQSPVRAEACARFRSSSSHVVMDVRAFRRIGFLYAVVCLLGSTVGAIYFFRKLVKDEPICVDYFCENETVNLLNIAINMMLCTVSITFSLFVKIGIDEAIPGYIQISRVFMLTRNIVLMIRWTYESVALTVCQINGDNDTSIVNAETTATMLLIAMSALCGLELWILDGVQRYVVQKAQEDRREEEVY; the protein is encoded by the exons ATGTTCCCTCCATCGAGCCATGACATCGAGCTTCATTTATCTCACGGTGTTCACTCACTCAACGGCCAGTCACCGGTACGGGCGGAGGCTTGCGCGCGATTCCGAAGCAGCTCCTCACACGTGGTAATGGACGTGAGGGCGTTCCGCCGTATCGGTTTCCTCTACGCAGTGGTGTGTTTGCTGGGTTCAACCGTTGGTGCGATTTACTTTTTTCGGAAACTGGTGAAAGATGAACCGATCTGTGTGGATTACTTTTGTGAGAATG AAACAGTCAACTTACTAAACATTGCCATCAATATGATGTTGTGTACGGTGTCCATAACGTTTTCATTATTCGTGAAAATAGGAATCGATGAG GCTATTCCAGGATACATTCAAATCAGTCGAGTTTTCATGCTCACTAGAAACATAGTTCTGATGATTCGCTGGACGTACGAAAGTGTCGCTTTGACAGTGTGTCAAATCAACGGGGATAACGATACCAGTATTGTGAATGCTGAAACTACTGCCACCATGCTCCTCATTGCTATGTCAG CACTTTGCGGTTTGGAGTTGTGGATTCTCGATGGTGTTCAACGCTATGTGGTGCAAAAAGCTCAAGAAGACAGACGAGAAGAAGAGGTTTATTGA